A single genomic interval of Perca fluviatilis chromosome 19, GENO_Pfluv_1.0, whole genome shotgun sequence harbors:
- the atoh7 gene encoding protein atonal homolog 7 has translation MKSRRPSCTDSGSESSEPDSKSPEKYETATRRRMAANARERKRMQGLNTAFDRLRKVVPQWGQDKKLSKYETLQMALSYIMALNRILTDARKHNSAPHRQWLDLQFDCVQPENYPCLMRYDSPTEQDYIHSSFSYQFDGHQVHG, from the coding sequence ATGAAGTCTCGGCGACCCAGCTGCACTGACTCTGGATCCGAGTCCTCAGAACCAGACTCCAAGAGCCCGGAGAAATATGAGACCGCCACGAGGCGCCGGATGGCTGCCAATgccagagagaggaagaggatgcAGGGCTTGAACACAGCCTTTGATCGCTTACGTAAAGTGGTCCCCCAGTGGGGCCAGGACAAAAAACTGTCCAAGTATGAAACCCTGCAGATGGCTCTCAGCTACATCATGGCCCTCAACCGGATCCTGACAGACGCCAGGAAACACAACTCTGCTCCTCACAGGCAGTGGCTGGACCTGCAGTTTGACTGTGTGCAGCCTGAAAACTACCCCTGCCTCATGAGGTACGACTCTCCCACTGAACAGGACTACATCCACTCGTCCTTCTCGTATCAGTTCGATGGCCATCAGGTCCACGGATAA